One segment of Macaca fascicularis isolate 582-1 chromosome 2, T2T-MFA8v1.1 DNA contains the following:
- the PRRT3 gene encoding proline-rich transmembrane protein 3 isoform X6, which translates to MRRGERLQGRAQGERGGCGAQQDPAASDVGSVPPVEVVYSQEPGAQPDLALARSLPPAEELPVETPKRAGAEVSWEVSSSSPLPKQVDLPDAKDSPGPQPMDPPASEAPDGPSKPEIAAMNGADPISPQRVRGAVEAPGTPKPLIPGPSDPGPAANRTESPMGALQPDDAEEWPGRPQSHPPAPPVQAPSTSRRGLIRVTTQRALGQPPPPEPSASSMASAPASSPPANATAPPLRWGPLRRVLSFSWELHVYGVGVLFLLPALLALAALAAAPAGPRLALVAAVLVLVASGLRSAYMLTDPYGSQARLGVRGGLVLYNLPFPLLLTALAALTLLGLGAGLPPPLQNPLLLGAVALVHGVGLLATDLLSTWSVLNLLMQGLSCAWGAAVALGTLCLCRRRLLDGPRGWDASPGPRLLAVAGALGLLASGLQLAAALWLYPGPGRVGRFSWAWWGVHFWLRLLELTWALALALAAVAAARPRPPTEHACWAKLMRLACPAPSGKSEVPERPNNCYARPSSVGAGSLDISKSLIRNPAENGQLATPSSGAWGSAASLGRGPQGGPGLSRNGVGPAPSLSELDLRPPSPINLSRSIDAALFREHLVRDSVFKRCGLRGVASPPPGGAVRARRGSHPKAELDDAGSSLLRGRCRSLSDVRVRGPVPQHVVEEPDGAAAVASGSSLDSFSRGSLKISWNPWRHGLSSVDSLPLDELPSTVQLLPAPTPAPDSTAARPGNGQGEVQPRGKPGESRSASSDTIEL; encoded by the exons ATGCGGCGCGGCGAGCGGCTGCAGGGACGCGCGCAAGGTGAACGCGGGGGCTGCGGCGCGCAG CAGGATCCAGCAGCCTCTGATGTTGGCTCAGTTCCCCCAGTTGAGGTGGTGTACTCTCAGGAGCCAGGGGCCCAGCCAGACTTGGCATTAGCCAGAAGCCTTCCTCCTGCTGAGGAGCTGCCGGTTGAGACCCCCAAGAGGGCTGGAGCTGAGGTGTCCTGGGAAGTCAGCTCCTCAAGTCCGCTGCCCAAGCAGGTTGACCTCCCTGACGCTAAGGATTCACCAGGACCCCAGCCCatggatccgcctgcctcagagGCTCCTGACGGGCCGTCCAAGCCAG AGATAGCAGCAATGAATGGAGCAGACCCCATCTCCCCCCAGCGGGTGAGAGGAGCCGTGGAGGCCCCAGGCACCCCCAAGCCCCTCATCCCTGGTCCCTCAGACCCTGGCCCAGCTGCAAACCGAACAGAGAGCCCCATGGGGGCCCTGCAGCCAG ATGACGCCGAGGAGTGGCCGGGGCGCCCCCAAAGCCATCCCCCAGCACCCCCAGTCCAGGCCCCCTCGACGTCACGCCGGGGCCTCATTCGAGTCACCACACAGCGAGCCCTGGGCCAGCCTCCCCCTCCGGAGCCCTCAGCCAGCTCCATGGCTTcagccccagcctccagccccCCAGCcaatgccactgcacccccgctACGCTGGGGTCCCCTGCGGCGGGTCCTGAGCTTCTCCTGGGAGCTGCACGTCTACGGGGTGGGGGTGCTCTTTCTGCTGCCCGCGTTGTTGGCGCTGGCTGCGCTGGCAGCCGCCCCAGCAGGGCCCCGGCTGGCATTGGTGGCCGCGGTGCTGGTGCTCGTGGCTTCAGGGCTGCGATCCGCCTACATGCTTACCGACCCTTATGGCTCGCAGGCGCGGCTGGGCGTTCGCGGGGGCTTGGTGCTCTACAACCTGCCCTTCCCCTTGCTGCTCACGGCGCTGGCGGCCCTGACTCTGCTTGGCCTGGGCGCGGGGCTGCCGCCACCGCTGCAAAACCCACTCCTGCTGGGAGCAGTGGCGTTGGTGCATGGTGTGGGGTTGCTCGCGACAGACCTGCTGTCCACATGGTCTGTGCTCAACCTCCTTATGCAAGGCTTGTCGTGCGCCTGGGGCGCGGCCGTGGCTCTAGGCACGCTCTGCCTGTGCCGTCGCCGCCTGCTGGACGGCCCACGGGGCTGGGATGCCAGCCCGGGCCCTCGGCTGTTGGCCGTGGCGGGCGCGCTGGGGCTGCTGGCCAGCGGCTTGCAGCTGGCGGCTGCGCTCTGGCTGTACCCGGGCCCAGGTCGCGTGGGCCGCTTCTCGTGGGCCTGGTGGGGTGTCCACTTCTGGCTGCGCCTCCTGGAGCTGACATGGGCGCTCGCCCTGGCGCTGGCCGCGGTGGCTGCCGCGAGACCCAGGCCGCCCACGGAGCACGCTTGCTGGGCTAAGCTGATGCGGCTGGCGTGCCCGGCGCCGTCGGGCAAGAGCGAGGTGCCGGAGCGACCCAATAACTGCTATGCGCGGCCCAGCAGCGTTGGTGCAGGCAGCTTGGACATCAGCAAGAGCCTCATCCGCAACCCGGCGGAGAATGGGCAGCTGGCCACGCCCAGTTCAGGCGCCTGGGGCTCGGCTGCGTCGCTGGGTCGCGGACCCCAGGGTGGCCCAGGACTGTCCCGCAACGGTGTGGGACCGGCGCCATCGCTGAGCGAGCTGGATCTGCGGCCGCCATCGCCCATCAACCTGAGCCGTAGCATCGACGCCGCGCTCTTCCGCGAGCACCTGGTGCGAGACAGTGTGTTCAAGCGCTGCGGCCTCCGCGGCGTGGCCTCCCCGCCGCCTGGAGGCGCTGTGCGGGCGCGTCGGGGCAGCCATCCCAAAGCCGAGCTCGACGACGCTGGCTCCTCGCTCCTCCGCGGCCGCTGCAGGTCGCTCAGCGACGTGCGCGTGCGCGGGCCGGTCCCACAACACGTAGTGGAAGAGCCCGACGGGGCAGCCGCGGTGGCTTCTGGCAGCTCCCTGGACAGCTTCTCCAGGGGCTCACTCAAGATCAGTTGGAACCCCTGGCGCCACGGGCTGTCATCAGTGGACAGTCTGCCCCTAGATGAGTTGCCCAGCACAGTACAGCTACTGCCTGCCCCGACCCCAGCCCCTGACTCTACCGCTGCTCGGCCGGGGAACGGCCAGGGAGAGGTCCAGCCGCGCGGCAAGCCTGGGGAATCCCGCAGCGCCTCCAGTGATACCATCGAGCTTTGA